A single genomic interval of Zingiber officinale cultivar Zhangliang chromosome 4A, Zo_v1.1, whole genome shotgun sequence harbors:
- the LOC121970472 gene encoding G-type lectin S-receptor-like serine/threonine-protein kinase At4g27290 yields MGKMQLFLFRFPEIVALITLFFLAQPSSSGDTMIQNTSLINGQTLTSTGDLFQLGFFSLDNSSSAKGYLGIWYCNFTLQEGIVVWIANRNKSVNTSMASFNLTSDGNLILFEDDQTVWSTGTRSTGLNSAQLQLLESGNLVLKDSNSILWETFDHPSDSDTYLPGMKLGFDFQTNTSWRRVSWKNSTDPSPGDYIQMIRALPIPDLVTLKGSAKYYRSGPRNGYDGFVGHPFMTSSQGANYFVVTFVSNENETYFMANYTASPTPVLIRTMLRANGTLQRWFLDRSGKREWQLLLSTPADECDEYNRCGRNRVCTKKYVAVECQCLDGFINITENGSEVGCERNKPLNCSSNEFSKVQNVKVPDTENATPRGNMSLDDCKNLCLNDCSCMAYAVISGSYGCITWPGDLLDLRTLVDEGDDLYVRIAGELDHPRKNSTGRRILFIVISIAAALLFLCAIFIYRRRTKATRPRRKRLAKTFDHTDQHEIRGTESLLFDLEAIRIATDNFSDRNKLGEGGFGPVYKGTLENGEHVAVKRLSRSSGQGLDELKNEVFLVAKLRHRNLVRLLGCCLESEEKLLVYNYLANTSLDKFLFDNSKRKHLDWARRFKIIEGISRGLLYLHEDSPLKIIHRDLKASNILLDANMDPKISDFGLAKLFDADQTQGNTKRIAGTFGYMAPEYGIHGLFSVKSDVYSYGVLVLEILIGRKNSGYQGSEYPIELVTHVVWRHWTQGSVFQVIDQDLIEQCQTQQILRCIHIGLLCVQDDPIQRPTMANVVLMLNNHFVGLPTPLAPAFLSNCNTTIESNGVPRRENSSRRKGILMKISENNVSISTLEPR; encoded by the exons ATGGGCAAGATGCAGCTCTTTCTTTTTCGCTTCCCGGAAATAGTAGCACTAATAACGCTCTTCTTTCTTGCCCAGCCCTCATCTTCTG GAGATACAATGATCCAGAACACCTCACTTATAAATGGCCAGACCTTGACATCGACAGGAGATTTGTTCCAACTGGGCTTCTTCAGTCTGGATAATAGTAGTTCAGCGAAGGGATACTTAGGAATCTGGTACTGCAATTTCACACTACAAGAAGGCATTGTAGTATGGATTGCCAATAGAAACAAGTCTGTCAACACATCCATGGCATCCTTCAACCTCACTTCCGATGGAAatctaatattatttgaggatgaCCAAACTGTTTGGTCGACGGGAACGAGATCCACAGGACTCAATTCTGCACAATTGCAGCTTTTAGAATCTGGAAACCTCGTGCTGAAGGACAGCAACTCGATTCTATGGGAGACCTTCGACCACCCAAGCGACAGCGACACGTATCTCCCTGGCATGAAGCTCGGATTTGACTTCCAGACCAACACTTCATGGCGGCGAGTTTCATGGAAAAACTCCACGGATCCTTCTCCGGGAGACTACATCCAGATGATTCGTGCTCTACCAATACCGGACTTGGTCACGTTGAAGGGATCCGCCAAATACTATCGCAGCGGCCCAAGGAACGGATATGATGGGTTCGTCGGCCATCCATTTATGACGAGCAGCCAGGGGGCCAACTATTTTGTCGTCACGTTTGTTTCCAATGAGAATGAGACCTATTTTATGGCTAATTACACAGCATCGCCGACGCCGGTGCTGATACGGACAATGTTGAGGGCCAATGGAACCTTGCAGCGTTGGTTTCTTGACAGGAGTGGCAAGAGAGAGTGGCAACTTCTGTTGTCGACTCCGGCAGACGAGTGCGATGAGTACAATCGCTGCGGCCGCAACAGAGTGTGCACCAAGAAATACGTTGCTGTTGAGTGCCAGTGCTTGGACGGGTTCATAAATATTACGGAGAACGGAAGCGAGGTTGGATGCGAGAGGAATAAGCCTTTGAATTGCTCGTCGAACGAGTTTTCCAAGGTGCAGAACGTGAAGGTGCCAGACACTGAGAATGCTACACCACGAGGAAACATGAGTCTCGATGACTGCAAGAATTTGTGCTTGAATGATTGCTCCTGCATGGCGTATGCGGTAATCAGTGGATCTTATGGATGCATAACTTGGCCTGGTGATCTGTTGGATCTCAGAACTTTGGTCGATGAAGGAGATGATTTATACGTTCGGATCGCAGGAGAATTGGATCACCCAA GAAAAAACAGCACTGGGAGAAGAATTCTATTTATTGTCATCTCTATTGCTGCAGCACTATTATTTCTTTGTGCCATTTTTATTTACCGTCGAAGAACAAAAGCAACAAGACCAAGACGGAAACGACTTGCAAAAACATTCG atCATACAGATCAACATGAAATAAGAGGTACAGAATCACTATTGTTTGATTTGGAGGCTATTAGGATAGCTACAGACAACTTCTCTGATAGAAATAAGTTGGGAGAAGGAGGATTTGGGCCTGTTTATAAG GGAACACTGGAGAACGGAGAGCATGTAGCAGTAAAAAGACTTTCAAGAAGCTCAGGACAAGGACTAGATGAGTTGAAAAATGAAGTGTTCCTGGTAGCCAAACTTCGGCACAGAAACCTAGTGAGGTTGTTGGGCTGTTGCTTGGAATCAGAGGAGAAACTACTTGTTTACAATTATCTTGCTAATACAAGCCTTGACAAGTTTTTGTTTG ATAATTCAAAGAGAAAGCACTTGGATTGGGCAAGAAGGTTTAAGATTATTGAGGGCATAAGTCGAGGACTTCTTTATCTTCATGAAGATTCGCCATTGAAGATCATTCATCGGGACTTAAAAGCCAGTAACATCTTATTAGATGCAAACATGGATCCCAAGATTTCAGATTTTGGTCTTGCGAAACTTTTTGATGCAGATCAAACACAAGGAAACACTAAAAGAATTGCCGGAACATT TGGATATATGGCACCAGAATATGGCATTCATGGGCTCTTCTCAGTTAAATCAGATGTGTATAGCTATGGTGTGTTAGTTTTGGAGATCTTAATTGGTCGGAAGAATAGTGGTTACCAAGGATCCGAATATCCAATTGAACTTGTTACTCAT GTAGTCTGGCGCCATTGGACTCAAGGAAGTGTCTTTCAAGTGATTGATCAAGATCTAATTGAACAATGTCAAACTCAACAAATATTAAGGTGCATACATATAGGGTTACTATGTGTGCAAGATGATCCAATTCAAAGACCCACCATGGCCAATGTTGTGCTTATGCTCAACAATCACTTTGTCGGCCTTCCCACACCTTTAGCACCAGCATTTCTCAGTAATTGTAATACCACCATTGAATCAAATGGCGTTCCAAGGAGAGAGAATTCCAGTAGAAGAAAGGGAATTCTaatgaaaatttctgaaaataatGTCTCAATCTCTACGTTGGAGCCTAGATAG